The nucleotide window GGCTCTAGACGAGGTGATGCAGCCCGGCTGGAGTCTCTGCTGGCCTGGCCGGCTAAGGCCAAGCTGCTTATGCGGTTGACGTGGTCCATGTCGAAGTTCTCCACCGTGATGGAGGAGGCACTGGACGTGGCTCTGTCTGATACTCGATCAGAGAAATCCACAGAACTGGTGACAGGGCTCGGCTCGCTgctcctcacctcctccaccaGCCTGCGCCTGTTTGCTGGCGAACGAATGACTCCCCCTCCAGGCAACACCAAATCCTTTATCCCTGTACGCTCCCTGTCATCCTTTGTCAAGTTCTCGGAGTGCCTCCTAATCCTCGGGATGAAATTAGTCGTCGACTCGTGATTGTGAGGAGAAGGAGATGTTGGGATGGGAGTCTCTCCATTGTTTATTAACTCTTTGGCTAGGAGATGAAGAATGTATTTATCCGTGTTAGAAGATGGAAGAAAGGCAGGATCATTGCACTTCTGCCTACCCACCATCAACAGCAGTAACTTGTCATTAAGGAAGCAGACCCCTTTGGGCCTCTCATTTGCCTGCAGAGAGATCTGCTGGATGTTGGGCATTGCTGAGGCTGTGATGCAGTACACAAGCACCATGTTGCAGGTGTTGGAGGCCACTGCAACTGTAGAACCACGTGGGTCAAATGCAACAATGTCTGGAACCAAAATCCCAGGGATACTGACTTTACGAGTTGTGGTGACTTTACGCTCATATGTGACCAGGATGAGGTGTGAGGAGTCCTGGCCTGTGCCAGTGACAGTATCCCGACGACGCAAGTGAATGAGGGGACTGGGGTCAGAGCGCCGGTGCCTCGCCAAGAGTTGGGTGAGATCCAGAGGGCCTGGGCTTGGTAAGTAAGACCTCTCAGATTCAGAGGATCTTCTTCTTGAGTAAAAGACGTTGTCGTCCTCTGACATGGGAACATGTGCGCCGTGGGACTCAGTCTCTGAGGGTAGGTCAAAGGCAATGCCCGCATTTAACCCGCAGAGTTTATCCAGAGGCAGCTCTGTAGCCACAGCTACCTGAGCTTCCCCTGTAGCCTCAATGGCACAGATGTAGCCTCCAACATCAAACACAGGGCAGAAGGAGCAGGCCACCAGACTCTTCTGGATGTCATTCCAGATGTAAGAGTGGAGAGCACTGCCTATAGCCACAACCAGTCGGGTCCCATCCTTTGTCCAGCATGCACAGTGGATCAGTCCACTACTTTTGATTTCTGCTTTGGTCCTCCTGTTGTCCACCCGCACAGAAAACAGCACAGAAGTGTCCCTCTTGGTCAGCACGGCCAGGATGTCCAGTTTCGGATGCCAAACACAGCCCTGGGAGAGAAGGGGGAAAGGCTCGCTCATCTCACAGGTCTGCGTGCACAGCAGCTTGTTCTGCTCCAGGGCACTGAGCTGCAGCTGCCACACTGTAACGTGCTTCTTGTGCTGAACCGCCAGTAACGCAGGAGAGTCTGAGCAGCACAGTGGGCCCCAGAAGAGCCCGAAGACATGCTCAAACTGTCCGATAACATTGGTGTCCCCGAACTTGATCTCCCCATTCTGGAGGTAGAGAGATGTGAGGCAGACCTGCTTGCCGTCTGTCCACGCTATCCCATGCACAGGGTGGATGGCTTGGTGTAGAGTGTTGAGGCCTGTCCGGAGCAGCTTTGCCTTACCAAGATCCATCCTGGCTGGCAGGTATGAAGATGCTTCAATGAGAAAAAAGACACTAAATTATTCAAAGAGTAAACATTTACGTGGAGACCTGTGTCCGATCTGAAAGGGTCCTGCACAGGAGTAGCTAGTGCTACCCATGCAGATTAAGAAGAGCAAAACCCTCTGTCGTGTCTGCTTCCAAGTACATGCCTTAATCCCCTCTGCCTGAGCTGAGGCAGTTGTGACGAACACTTATAGCTTCTTACGCCCGAATGACCTTAACGACACACAGGTCCTGTTAGGCTCTCAGGGCATTAACAGCACTATATACAGGAGGGTAGGAGCGTCTCCACACTAACCCCATTAACTCTTGTAGATCTGCAGAGGCTGCCATGAACATCGGGGGCCAATTAGGTCGCGACTTTAcccaaaatagattttttttgtcattgtcaTTCATAAGTATATCAATGTTCAGATTATTGTGATTGTGTCATTTCCTTGGCAATGTTGATTCTGCAGCTTTCGTGCCAATAAAACACTTTGATATTAGGGTTTAGttgaaatagaaaatgaattaaattgtatttagaATTGTCACCAGCAAATGACAGCTTTAAAAGTGGGGCACATTTACATTAATACGTAGTTACATCAGAATAAAGCAGCTGTATAAAGAGGCAGTATGAACTGTGAAATTAGAGGGAGGTTAAAATAACAAGCTTGTAAATGTAGTCACCGTTTTCCGGGTCATTTACCGGGTAAATAGTGGCAATCTAACTAATACTGTGCTAGCTAGCACAAAAATGAGAACACAAATCCCTAAAATGATTAATGAAGCTGTACACGTACCTTATTAAAACACAAGCATCCCGTTTGTCCTCTCAGTAACACTGATAAAGACAATTCCCCATTTGAAACGCACGTTTTACCAGATTTTCCCAGAACGTTCATTTATGTTTGACCCGGAAACAAAACAGAGCGCTGTGGTGCATTATGGGATATGAAGTTTAGGTATCATATTTAGCTCTTATAAAACTGTTGGGATACTGTACGATTACCCAACACCTCTGTGGCCAGTTATGTGCCATTCGTAGCGTCGAAACTCTGATCTAACATGTTTTAGGTTTAAATCTCAAAACTGTTTTGTTGGAGGAAATCAGCCAACGACTAGTGGAAGTGCACTACAAGATACAATGTCTTTCTGGGGATAGGCTTACCACTTATAACTTAATTTAAACGTGGAGTACTCATCTcaactccactccactccactccgcttaactcaactttatttatatagcacctttcatatataaaaacatgcagcctaaagtgcttcacatagagacagaaaacaacagcaatggtaaaattaaaacatgataaataaaaaaatagtatttataaataaaatacttaaaaataaaataaaatcaatacagtaaaattaataaaataagtaagagtggaaagaaaagttaaaaataaggcagagttaacaagatcagatgaatacaagaagttaataaataattaaataagatatgtTAAAGCAAATATTAAtggttagaataataataatcgagtagatgtgtttgtgttcagagatAACAGATGACTTGAAATTTAACTgtgagttgtttttcttgttttgtgccTGTTTGCTCACTGAAGACTATGTGGTTTCCTGGTAGAAAAATGTCAATATGTGTTTAAAACTTATATTTTTGTTGTGCACCCTGCAAATAAATGTTGGCGTTTTTATATTCAAATTTTGTTTGCAACAAACTGCTTTTTTCATCTGTGACAA belongs to Notolabrus celidotus isolate fNotCel1 chromosome 13, fNotCel1.pri, whole genome shotgun sequence and includes:
- the wdcp gene encoding WD repeat and coiled-coil-containing protein codes for the protein MDLGKAKLLRTGLNTLHQAIHPVHGIAWTDGKQVCLTSLYLQNGEIKFGDTNVIGQFEHVFGLFWGPLCCSDSPALLAVQHKKHVTVWQLQLSALEQNKLLCTQTCEMSEPFPLLSQGCVWHPKLDILAVLTKRDTSVLFSVRVDNRRTKAEIKSSGLIHCACWTKDGTRLVVAIGSALHSYIWNDIQKSLVACSFCPVFDVGGYICAIEATGEAQVAVATELPLDKLCGLNAGIAFDLPSETESHGAHVPMSEDDNVFYSRRRSSESERSYLPSPGPLDLTQLLARHRRSDPSPLIHLRRRDTVTGTGQDSSHLILVTYERKVTTTRKVSIPGILVPDIVAFDPRGSTVAVASNTCNMVLVYCITASAMPNIQQISLQANERPKGVCFLNDKLLLLMVGRQKCNDPAFLPSSNTDKYILHLLAKELINNGETPIPTSPSPHNHESTTNFIPRIRRHSENLTKDDRERTGIKDLVLPGGGVIRSPANRRRLVEEVRSSEPSPVTSSVDFSDRVSDRATSSASSITVENFDMDHVNRISSLALAGQASRDSSRAASPRLEPSEKFHSDATLPMPEKTPQVPPRDRAVEQLAHNMERLFNRFADVQQCLTDIRDYTQNGKKASSIYPNASEPPYINVTCQKQLSENVFIDERRPVLLCDGKLCLRALQELFNLTIVEMMYGPLWIVLVADADGYVPLTFKPKEELTVRNGKRKTNIRTPESSCPPSPAPGQNPNTSIEAST